Proteins encoded in a region of the Candidatus Moanabacter tarae genome:
- the murF gene encoding UDP-N-acetylmuramoyl-tripeptide--D-alanyl-D-alanine ligase, translating to MPEFDTDVLREWALGRWVQGRPQKVSGFSIDTRKIKNGDLFVALKTDSRDGHDFLESARLRGASGAMVTRVNNQIRLPQLKVDDPLRSLQRIAATWRRRFPHPVIGVTGSCGKTSTKELLAKLLGDTGVHRTKDNSNNHIGVPLTLLEIDPFRHHFAVVEAGSNSPGEIEFLARLIDCNESLITGVAPAHIGNFGTIEKIATEKAQLGKYTRPDGNVIFPGSCAKFSDFEDFLATSVILVPSALSEATPQLNGKLVYWNHFRHTPAKGVCWIELRQPPLSQRRFEISCFSPGMLANAALAIVAATVLGRSDEEIREGLRRWKPSPFRGEGVVRGEQLYYVDCYNANPTSMLDAFDAFDIFAPPEMARLYILGGMAELGELSSQFHREVGEKLVLRGEDRVVLIGDESEQYKEGLLASGAQESQIILKDSVEEARGILRFFRGAVFIKGSRSFQLERLVPESISDMDDRGEEAC from the coding sequence ATGCCCGAGTTTGATACAGATGTGTTAAGGGAATGGGCTTTAGGACGTTGGGTTCAAGGCCGTCCGCAAAAGGTATCAGGATTCTCGATTGATACCCGAAAGATAAAAAATGGTGATCTTTTTGTCGCACTCAAGACGGATAGTCGAGACGGGCATGATTTTCTTGAATCCGCCCGTCTTAGGGGTGCTTCGGGAGCCATGGTTACGAGGGTCAACAATCAGATTCGATTGCCTCAACTGAAGGTGGATGATCCCTTGCGATCCCTACAGAGGATCGCCGCAACCTGGCGGCGTAGATTTCCCCATCCGGTTATAGGCGTTACCGGAAGCTGTGGCAAAACTTCAACCAAAGAATTACTGGCGAAGTTATTAGGTGACACAGGGGTTCATAGGACAAAGGATAATAGTAACAATCATATAGGAGTGCCCTTGACACTCTTGGAGATTGATCCCTTCCGTCATCATTTTGCTGTAGTGGAAGCCGGATCGAACTCTCCCGGTGAGATTGAATTTCTAGCTAGGCTAATCGATTGCAACGAAAGCCTTATCACAGGAGTGGCTCCGGCACATATTGGTAATTTTGGTACGATAGAGAAAATTGCGACAGAAAAGGCTCAGCTAGGTAAGTACACGCGCCCAGACGGGAATGTAATATTTCCTGGTTCTTGTGCGAAATTCTCCGACTTTGAAGATTTTTTAGCCACATCAGTTATCTTGGTTCCGAGTGCTCTCTCGGAAGCAACCCCACAGCTTAATGGTAAGTTAGTCTATTGGAATCACTTTCGCCACACTCCCGCAAAGGGTGTCTGTTGGATTGAACTTCGGCAGCCGCCTTTGTCCCAACGCCGCTTCGAAATATCCTGTTTTAGTCCTGGGATGTTGGCTAATGCAGCGCTGGCAATAGTAGCTGCAACAGTTCTTGGACGAAGCGATGAGGAGATTAGAGAGGGCCTACGGAGGTGGAAACCTTCCCCTTTTAGAGGTGAAGGCGTAGTTCGCGGAGAGCAACTCTACTATGTTGATTGTTACAACGCAAATCCTACCTCAATGTTGGATGCATTCGATGCTTTCGACATTTTCGCTCCACCGGAGATGGCCCGTCTTTACATCCTCGGAGGTATGGCGGAATTAGGTGAACTCTCCTCACAGTTTCATCGTGAGGTCGGGGAGAAACTGGTTCTGAGAGGCGAAGATAGAGTTGTTTTGATAGGAGACGAATCCGAGCAATATAAGGAGGGGTTGCTTGCCTCAGGGGCTCAGGAATCTCAGATTATCCTAAAGGATTCAGTAGAAGAGGCTCGGGGTATCCTGAGGTTTTTCCGAGGCGCTGTTTTCATCAAAGGAAGCCGGAGTTTTCAACTGGAGAGACTGGTGCCCGAATCAATCAGCGATATGGACGATAGAGGGGAGGAGGCATGCTGA
- the murE gene encoding UDP-N-acetylmuramoyl-L-alanyl-D-glutamate--2,6-diaminopimelate ligase: MDSRKTGPDSLFFAIKGLRTNGNLFIQEAIERGARAIVTEETVKKLGNVSLIEVGDIRKVMAEVARRFSGFPEEDLELVGITGTNGKTTVSFLVSFLLREAKEEAGIIGTIKYYLGNRTIPSSQTTPDPIEMHAMLDQMRKSGCRYGILEVSSHGIDQRRVDGIGFRVSVFLNLTRDHIDYHSSMDSYFEVKQRLFNGGIGRVPEIAVVNIDDPYGKKLVTDIPDDMQVIRVGEDTRADLRAKEVEFDDRGCQFTLCWPEGEKRVSTSLLGRFNLNNSLASLGVCYALGYDLEPLADRLAYFPGVPGRLERVDVGQPFNVLVDYAHTHDALTNVLVMLRNITKGKVMVVFGCGGDRDREKRPLMTRSVIRNSDRSWATSDNSRSEFIGDIFSDMKKGVDQEDQIEFVEDRREAIRLAISEAESGDSLLIAGKGHETFQEFNDSTVPFNDNLVALELVKAKRNWV, encoded by the coding sequence ATGGACAGCCGAAAAACTGGCCCGGACTCCTTGTTTTTCGCAATCAAGGGATTGCGAACGAATGGGAACTTATTTATCCAAGAGGCGATCGAACGTGGGGCGCGGGCGATTGTAACAGAGGAAACGGTAAAGAAGCTTGGTAATGTTTCTCTTATCGAGGTAGGAGACATCAGAAAAGTAATGGCAGAAGTCGCTCGTCGCTTCTCCGGTTTTCCGGAGGAGGATCTAGAGCTAGTCGGGATAACAGGAACAAATGGCAAGACCACGGTTTCTTTTCTAGTCAGCTTTCTTTTGCGGGAAGCCAAGGAGGAAGCGGGGATAATCGGAACCATAAAATATTACCTGGGGAACCGAACGATACCTTCGAGTCAGACCACGCCTGATCCAATTGAGATGCACGCTATGCTAGACCAGATGCGAAAGTCGGGTTGTCGTTATGGTATACTCGAGGTGAGCTCACACGGTATCGATCAACGACGGGTCGATGGAATTGGATTTCGAGTCAGTGTTTTCCTCAATCTTACACGAGATCACATCGATTACCACTCTTCCATGGATAGTTATTTCGAGGTAAAACAACGGCTTTTCAATGGCGGTATTGGCAGAGTTCCCGAAATCGCGGTGGTCAATATCGACGATCCCTACGGAAAAAAATTAGTCACAGATATACCCGATGATATGCAGGTGATTCGAGTTGGAGAGGATACGCGAGCTGACTTGAGAGCTAAAGAAGTGGAGTTCGATGACCGAGGATGCCAGTTTACCCTATGTTGGCCGGAAGGAGAAAAAAGAGTCAGCACTTCGCTCTTAGGACGTTTTAACTTGAATAACAGCCTAGCTTCTCTGGGAGTTTGTTACGCTCTCGGCTACGATCTTGAGCCGCTGGCCGACCGTCTGGCCTATTTTCCAGGTGTACCAGGCAGGCTAGAGCGAGTTGATGTGGGACAGCCCTTCAATGTATTAGTTGACTACGCCCACACTCATGATGCGCTCACAAATGTGCTGGTGATGTTGCGAAACATCACCAAAGGCAAAGTTATGGTTGTTTTCGGGTGTGGAGGGGACCGAGATCGGGAAAAACGCCCGCTGATGACTCGTTCAGTTATAAGAAATAGTGATCGATCGTGGGCTACTTCTGATAATTCTCGGAGTGAATTTATCGGGGACATATTTTCTGATATGAAGAAGGGTGTCGACCAAGAGGACCAGATTGAATTCGTGGAGGATCGGCGCGAGGCAATCCGTCTCGCAATCAGTGAGGCAGAGAGTGGGGATTCTCTTCTGATTGCGGGTAAAGGGCACGAGACTTTTCAGGAATTTAACGATTCGACAGTACCTTTCAACGATAATCTGGTGGCCCTAGAATTAGTGAAAGCTAAGAGAAACTGGGTTTAG
- the penA gene encoding putative peptidoglycan D,D-transpeptidase PenA: MNGAYPSDWRIRLVVFGILGCFLGIIGRLYYLHVLDRERLVSMIERSRTDVKVLPARRGAIYDVRGNVLAATRSTVELGIDPHWMDPLDAKKIPSLANITGVSTDELGRQFERALGDKLLKRSEKGANVRWRKLAEGIDEARYKEVMKLGISGLYGNRTFQRFYPGKELAAHVVGFVNWEGLATIGLEKQMDFYLRGQDGWRETERDGRRRELPHFRSREVFPRDGLNLETTIDSFVQHIVEEEIGILVKTYSPNAATIIVSEPPTGRIVAMANTPTYDLNLFWKYPIGSHRNRALTDIFEPGSTFKIVTASGVLNEGIVDPDTKVDCSINAVRFQGKMVQLPVDDHPFDFLTVREIISKSSNRGAAQLGMLLGKKGLRRYASSFGFGEETNIRLGGEVRGLLHPVSDWDGLTISRLPIGHAVGVTVLQIHFAMSVIANGGILMAPQLLRRVFDEVGNTVVRYEPKARRRVISEATAWTMREVLQKAVSPEGTASKAAINGYDVAGKTGTARKIVNGRYSPQHHIASFIGFFPARNPRFLISVIIDEPEVRGVPYGGRIAAPIFRSLAENLIRYYGIKPETRTKELYVWKEAID; this comes from the coding sequence GTGAACGGAGCCTATCCATCTGATTGGAGGATAAGGTTGGTAGTTTTTGGAATCTTGGGGTGCTTTCTGGGTATCATAGGGCGACTTTATTACCTACATGTCCTAGATAGAGAGAGGCTCGTTTCAATGATTGAAAGAAGCCGGACTGATGTGAAAGTTTTGCCGGCCCGGCGGGGTGCCATTTACGATGTCAGAGGAAATGTTCTAGCTGCTACACGTTCCACGGTAGAATTAGGGATCGATCCCCATTGGATGGATCCACTAGATGCCAAAAAAATTCCGAGCCTTGCTAATATTACCGGTGTTTCCACTGACGAACTGGGCCGTCAATTCGAGAGAGCTCTAGGAGACAAACTACTGAAAAGATCAGAGAAGGGCGCCAATGTAAGGTGGAGGAAGCTGGCCGAAGGGATAGATGAGGCGCGTTACAAGGAAGTTATGAAACTCGGAATTAGCGGTCTTTACGGGAATCGTACATTCCAACGGTTTTATCCAGGTAAAGAGCTGGCCGCTCATGTGGTCGGCTTTGTCAACTGGGAAGGTCTTGCGACGATCGGACTTGAAAAACAGATGGATTTTTATCTTCGTGGCCAGGATGGGTGGAGGGAGACGGAACGTGATGGACGCAGACGTGAATTACCCCATTTTAGATCCAGAGAAGTATTCCCAAGAGATGGGCTTAACCTTGAAACCACGATAGATTCATTTGTCCAACACATAGTCGAAGAAGAGATTGGAATTCTCGTAAAAACCTATAGCCCGAATGCTGCAACCATTATTGTAAGTGAGCCTCCTACGGGTCGTATTGTGGCCATGGCAAATACACCCACATATGATCTCAATCTATTTTGGAAGTATCCAATCGGAAGTCATCGAAATCGGGCGCTTACAGATATTTTTGAACCAGGTTCCACCTTCAAAATTGTGACAGCAAGCGGTGTATTGAATGAAGGGATTGTGGATCCTGACACGAAGGTAGACTGCAGCATAAACGCAGTCCGTTTCCAGGGAAAGATGGTACAACTCCCAGTTGATGACCATCCTTTCGATTTCCTAACGGTCAGGGAGATCATCTCTAAATCAAGCAATCGGGGAGCTGCGCAGCTCGGAATGCTTCTAGGTAAAAAAGGGCTACGGCGTTACGCTTCTTCGTTTGGATTTGGAGAAGAAACAAATATTCGGCTCGGTGGTGAGGTTAGAGGTCTCCTGCATCCGGTAAGCGATTGGGATGGTTTGACAATCAGCCGGCTCCCGATTGGTCATGCCGTCGGTGTAACAGTGTTACAAATTCACTTTGCGATGTCCGTCATTGCAAACGGTGGAATTCTGATGGCTCCCCAGCTTTTGCGACGTGTTTTTGACGAGGTGGGGAATACGGTGGTGCGCTACGAACCGAAAGCGCGGAGGCGTGTTATCAGTGAAGCAACTGCCTGGACGATGAGAGAAGTGTTGCAAAAAGCCGTTTCTCCTGAGGGGACTGCATCCAAGGCAGCGATTAATGGATACGATGTAGCAGGGAAAACGGGTACAGCACGGAAGATTGTCAATGGTCGTTATTCTCCTCAACACCATATTGCCTCCTTTATCGGCTTTTTCCCAGCCCGTAACCCTAGATTTTTGATAAGCGTGATTATTGACGAACCTGAGGTTCGAGGAGTGCCCTACGGTGGCCGAATAGCAGCGCCAATTTTTAGATCCTTGGCTGAGAATCTTATCCGATACTATGGGATTAAGCCCGAAACGAGAACAAAGGAACTGTACGTTTGGAAGGAGGCAATAGATTGA
- the ftsL gene encoding Cell division protein FtsL: MDKGTKQVLDREETSLFLYRTLILVVLTLMVAIGCGLIVVWQRRQISESALRSAEYERQLEVLKIRIQDLNAETASMHQPERLRKLNEKFGLKLAWPVEEQTFYILHEKEVIDPIRKTGRKTGDVSFGVALVELGARKEIGK, encoded by the coding sequence ATGGATAAGGGTACAAAGCAGGTTTTGGACCGGGAGGAAACCAGCTTATTTCTCTACAGGACGCTGATCTTAGTAGTTTTGACTTTGATGGTTGCAATTGGATGTGGACTAATCGTGGTCTGGCAACGTCGGCAAATATCAGAGTCTGCCCTTCGAAGTGCTGAATATGAACGGCAACTAGAAGTACTGAAGATAAGAATCCAGGATTTAAATGCGGAGACGGCTTCTATGCATCAACCGGAACGCCTCAGAAAACTGAACGAGAAGTTTGGACTTAAGCTGGCATGGCCAGTTGAGGAACAAACCTTCTATATATTGCATGAAAAAGAGGTGATTGATCCAATTAGAAAGACTGGTAGGAAAACGGGAGATGTGAGCTTCGGTGTTGCTCTGGTCGAATTGGGGGCGAGAAAGGAGATTGGGAAGTGA
- the rsmH gene encoding Ribosomal RNA small subunit methyltransferase H, with the protein MFFTVAELRIKRIMAEHIPVLLEEVLDLFKPSRGDCYLDATFGGGGLARALLEVSPETEVVALDCDPEARQRSKTLWTEFGYRFRFHDMNFSEVANLSESGFAGAILDLGVSTYQLEKAERGFSFQKSGPADMRFDPRKGISASEFLEQSNRGELERAVREYGQERHWRRVVNAILGARGTGILGDTLKLAELVGRSVGGSGRRGRTWIHPATQTFQGIRIAVNGELENLRTTLPEIFAMLGQNGVLAVISFHSLEDRIVKRYFRGLAGLAEHKGDATPRQLKEKRAELLTKKPIRGSAEETQNNPKSRSARLRAVRKKAQGSVKGFR; encoded by the coding sequence ATGTTCTTCACAGTCGCTGAGTTAAGGATTAAACGGATAATGGCGGAACACATTCCAGTGCTTCTGGAAGAGGTTTTGGACCTGTTTAAGCCGTCGAGGGGAGATTGTTACCTGGATGCAACTTTCGGAGGAGGTGGACTGGCTCGAGCACTACTGGAGGTTTCCCCGGAAACGGAAGTTGTAGCCTTGGATTGTGATCCGGAGGCAAGACAGCGATCGAAAACCTTATGGACCGAATTTGGATATCGTTTTCGGTTCCATGATATGAATTTTAGCGAGGTCGCTAATCTATCAGAGTCGGGCTTTGCCGGAGCGATTCTGGATTTAGGAGTATCAACTTATCAACTCGAGAAAGCAGAACGAGGTTTCTCTTTCCAGAAATCGGGTCCGGCCGATATGCGTTTCGATCCAAGAAAGGGTATTTCGGCTAGTGAGTTTCTGGAACAAAGTAATAGAGGTGAGCTGGAGAGGGCAGTTCGGGAGTACGGACAGGAGCGACATTGGCGTCGAGTGGTTAATGCGATTTTGGGAGCGAGAGGCACAGGAATTTTGGGAGATACGCTAAAGCTTGCGGAGTTAGTGGGTAGATCGGTTGGAGGGTCCGGGAGGCGAGGGAGAACCTGGATCCATCCGGCTACTCAGACATTTCAGGGGATTAGAATTGCGGTTAACGGTGAATTAGAGAATCTACGGACGACGCTACCCGAGATCTTTGCCATGCTCGGGCAAAACGGGGTGTTGGCGGTAATTAGTTTTCATTCTCTTGAGGATCGAATTGTGAAGCGATACTTTCGAGGATTAGCTGGTTTAGCTGAGCATAAGGGTGATGCTACGCCTCGGCAGCTAAAAGAAAAGAGGGCTGAGCTTCTTACCAAAAAACCAATCAGAGGTTCAGCAGAGGAAACGCAGAATAATCCCAAAAGTAGGTCTGCTCGACTGCGGGCGGTCAGAAAGAAGGCCCAAGGGAGTGTAAAAGGGTTTCGTTAA
- the mraZ gene encoding Transcriptional regulator MraZ — translation MAGVETEPFYVGEYRHNLDGKNRVTIPSKWRFLGDDGDIYVGWWHPDGYIAVYPPKKITEFRERIRGIAESDRQGQGILRRLFGKAHQFGCDSQGRIKLHGALVQLAGLTKAVVLVGLGESFNIWNEKLYQDQAGEEFDLLSAMREFGI, via the coding sequence ATGGCCGGAGTTGAAACAGAGCCGTTTTATGTAGGGGAGTACCGGCACAATCTGGACGGTAAGAACCGGGTGACAATACCGTCGAAATGGCGATTTCTGGGAGATGACGGCGACATCTATGTCGGGTGGTGGCATCCAGATGGTTATATTGCAGTTTATCCTCCAAAGAAGATTACAGAATTCCGGGAACGAATCCGTGGAATTGCAGAGAGTGATCGGCAGGGACAAGGGATACTAAGGCGGCTATTCGGGAAGGCTCATCAGTTTGGATGTGATTCGCAGGGGAGGATTAAGCTGCATGGTGCTCTAGTCCAACTAGCGGGACTAACGAAAGCGGTGGTATTGGTTGGCTTGGGAGAGAGTTTCAATATTTGGAACGAAAAACTGTATCAGGATCAGGCAGGAGAAGAATTCGATTTGTTGTCGGCAATGCGGGAATTTGGGATCTAA
- the tlyA gene encoding 16S/23S rRNA (cytidine-2'-O)-methyltransferase TlyA — protein sequence MSGRVRRGTEILDKPGKIYPKTIELSIVDPPRYVSRGGEKLETFLTSMDLPVLGADTLDVGASTGGFTDCLLQRGASSATCVDVGRGQLHPKLLGNPRIANREKLNARYLKPADLPKSTYSIITVDVSFISLKLVLPPLWPFLKDNGTLISLIKPQFEATKEEADKGRGVIRDPSIHHRVTEGIRRFAWKHLPDSREVKISQSSLPGNDGNIEFFLALQKKRKN from the coding sequence ATGTCTGGAAGGGTCCGTCGAGGCACCGAAATACTCGACAAACCGGGTAAAATCTACCCAAAAACCATAGAGCTCTCGATTGTCGACCCTCCTCGCTACGTTAGCCGTGGCGGAGAAAAACTCGAAACCTTTCTCACCTCCATGGATCTTCCTGTTTTGGGAGCCGACACCCTTGACGTAGGTGCTTCAACTGGTGGATTCACCGATTGCCTCCTTCAACGGGGCGCTTCGTCTGCAACATGCGTCGATGTCGGCCGCGGGCAACTCCACCCAAAACTCCTTGGCAATCCTCGGATAGCAAATCGTGAGAAATTGAATGCCCGCTACCTCAAGCCTGCTGACCTGCCGAAATCTACTTACTCGATTATTACCGTCGACGTTTCTTTCATTTCCCTCAAGCTGGTACTACCGCCTCTATGGCCTTTTTTGAAGGATAACGGCACCCTCATATCTCTAATCAAGCCGCAATTTGAAGCCACCAAGGAAGAGGCTGATAAAGGTAGAGGCGTGATTCGTGACCCATCTATCCATCATCGTGTCACCGAGGGAATCCGTCGCTTCGCCTGGAAACACCTCCCAGACTCTCGCGAAGTCAAGATTTCACAATCCTCCCTGCCAGGTAATGATGGAAACATCGAATTTTTCCTTGCCTTGCAAAAGAAGAGAAAGAATTAA
- the nadK gene encoding NAD kinase, translating to MNTIRSVIFVVNGNKEGATSLAQSLQKEAETLNVQCRITTCYPLPREDLNGVDLCCVIGGDGTLLGVVESALETQVPVLGVNMGKLGFLATYSAAQVKENFISLLKGEFQVAARTVLECWDASGKKTYSLNDIVVKNHSAGLISLDLYSNDQQVNDYNCDGIILSTPTGSTAYNLSAGGPLIHPEAKVVAVTPICPHTLSNRSVIFDQGTELRVFLREHPNSVYLSTDGHPAFENKGQFPLTITIATTTFPLVEHRKYDHFHLVRTKLRWGNDSS from the coding sequence TTGAACACAATCCGATCAGTCATTTTCGTTGTCAACGGCAACAAGGAGGGAGCTACTTCATTGGCACAATCCCTGCAAAAAGAAGCGGAGACATTGAATGTTCAGTGCCGGATTACAACGTGTTATCCACTCCCACGGGAGGACCTAAATGGAGTGGATCTCTGCTGTGTGATTGGTGGTGACGGAACACTTCTTGGCGTCGTAGAAAGCGCTCTCGAGACACAAGTTCCCGTTCTCGGAGTGAACATGGGGAAGCTGGGGTTTCTCGCGACTTACTCCGCTGCACAAGTTAAAGAGAATTTCATTTCTTTGCTGAAAGGGGAATTCCAAGTTGCAGCACGGACTGTTTTAGAATGTTGGGATGCCTCTGGGAAAAAAACATACTCGTTAAACGATATCGTTGTGAAAAATCATTCTGCCGGTCTCATCTCTCTCGATCTCTATTCAAATGATCAACAGGTCAACGATTACAACTGTGACGGGATCATCCTCTCCACCCCCACTGGATCGACAGCCTATAATCTCTCTGCTGGCGGACCTCTTATTCATCCCGAAGCCAAGGTCGTTGCCGTGACGCCCATTTGTCCTCATACATTAAGCAATCGCAGTGTAATTTTTGATCAAGGCACTGAACTAAGAGTCTTTCTTCGCGAACATCCAAACTCGGTCTACCTTAGCACCGATGGCCATCCTGCTTTTGAAAATAAGGGGCAGTTTCCCCTCACCATTACTATTGCTACAACAACCTTCCCCCTTGTTGAACACAGAAAATACGACCACTTCCACCTAGTCCGAACCAAGCTCCGTTGGGGAAACGATTCCTCCTAG
- the ppiD gene encoding Peptidyl-prolyl cis-trans isomerase D has translation MIAWTQKYIINKWFFLILLTVVIVAFVLTITPAGSGLTQTGEDIRKRDFFGINLASRKDVGPVIASATASAWINTGERGFIESSSGDLLLGRVAYLHYAHKLGLPPPSKVELERYIRSKRIFLGEDGFFSKQAYDDFKQLIDDDPAITQELMMQALLEDFQIDKISSALVGPGFALPFETQKQVEHSKTVWSIDVATLKYEPFQPKVEIDEEKLSSYYKSNLARFEESAKVKVSLIKFDYDRYAGTAQPTADELREFYEEHKDQFKELRSSSEAGSEPDPEPLTFESVKDSVTKVMVEERARRLAEEAAHAFILKLYERKISRDSKQQITGLLEDAGITPIELPAYTRSNPPEDTDLPRRSLEEAFALSNTRYYSDVIETNNAAAVLLLRSIEEARIPSFNEIYAKVEAEYRAKEKKKLFAEIGLKLKTRLEAALAEGNPFRKSAEAVGLEVETFNDFTRRNPPSELDRRLFIQNSHLGKGQISPMVILDKDGKFVHILGKEIPEEESSLSELADQEEILQRINLYYQTTNLIAEIVAREQQKSEE, from the coding sequence GTGATAGCCTGGACACAGAAATACATTATCAACAAGTGGTTTTTCCTTATTCTCCTCACAGTCGTTATAGTTGCCTTCGTTCTCACTATAACTCCTGCCGGGAGCGGGCTAACCCAAACCGGCGAAGACATTCGCAAACGTGACTTCTTTGGAATCAATCTGGCTTCACGTAAGGATGTCGGTCCAGTGATCGCTAGTGCTACAGCGAGCGCCTGGATCAATACAGGGGAACGCGGCTTTATTGAATCGAGCTCAGGGGATCTTCTTCTAGGCCGGGTTGCTTACCTTCACTATGCGCACAAACTTGGTCTCCCCCCACCATCCAAAGTGGAATTGGAGAGATATATCCGGTCTAAACGGATATTTTTAGGAGAGGATGGATTCTTTAGCAAGCAAGCTTATGATGACTTTAAGCAACTCATCGACGACGATCCCGCGATTACTCAAGAATTGATGATGCAAGCACTGCTTGAGGATTTTCAAATCGATAAAATAAGTTCTGCACTTGTCGGACCCGGATTTGCTCTTCCCTTTGAAACCCAAAAACAGGTTGAGCATTCAAAGACAGTTTGGTCAATTGATGTTGCCACCCTCAAATATGAACCTTTCCAGCCGAAAGTTGAAATCGATGAGGAAAAACTGTCCAGTTATTATAAGAGTAATTTAGCGCGCTTTGAGGAGAGTGCCAAAGTTAAGGTCTCCCTCATCAAGTTCGATTACGATCGTTACGCCGGAACGGCACAACCTACGGCTGATGAATTGCGTGAATTCTATGAAGAGCACAAAGATCAGTTTAAGGAGCTGCGTTCCTCCAGCGAAGCGGGGAGCGAACCGGACCCGGAACCCCTCACATTCGAGTCTGTAAAAGATAGCGTGACCAAGGTTATGGTCGAGGAAAGGGCCAGACGACTTGCAGAAGAAGCCGCCCATGCATTTATCCTCAAACTCTACGAAAGGAAAATAAGCCGAGATTCTAAACAACAAATAACAGGTTTGCTGGAAGATGCTGGGATCACTCCCATCGAACTACCAGCCTACACAAGGAGCAATCCACCAGAAGATACTGATCTGCCCAGAAGAAGTCTTGAAGAGGCATTCGCCTTGTCCAATACCCGTTATTATTCCGATGTAATCGAAACGAATAATGCAGCAGCTGTTTTACTGCTAAGATCAATCGAAGAAGCCCGAATTCCTTCCTTCAATGAAATTTACGCGAAAGTGGAAGCAGAATATCGGGCCAAGGAAAAGAAGAAACTCTTTGCTGAAATTGGATTGAAATTGAAAACCCGCCTAGAGGCTGCGCTTGCGGAGGGAAACCCTTTCCGAAAAAGTGCAGAGGCTGTAGGTCTCGAGGTCGAGACTTTTAATGACTTTACACGCCGTAATCCTCCCTCGGAACTCGACCGCCGGCTTTTTATACAGAATTCCCATCTCGGGAAAGGCCAAATCTCCCCCATGGTCATTCTCGATAAAGATGGCAAATTTGTTCATATCCTGGGCAAAGAAATCCCTGAAGAGGAATCGAGTCTCTCGGAATTAGCAGACCAGGAAGAAATACTTCAGAGGATCAATCTCTATTACCAAACAACTAATTTGATCGCAGAGATTGTAGCCCGAGAACAACAAAAATCCGAAGAGTAA
- the miaA gene encoding tRNA dimethylallyltransferase, whose translation MNEIIYILTGPTGVGKTEIAVNWAETNGAEILSCDSLLVYSGMDVGTAKPSTESMRRIPHHGINVVDLTSAYSIGDYVKLAENSIREIQEKGDKALVVGGSSFYLRCFFSPVVDDMKIPEAVTEQVERLNTKKGLDGLVLELTRLNPLGLGELDTRNPRRVANALKRCLASGKTVNALKEAFLEGRSPFADFRKQVCCLMRSPEDLRSRIEDRTRAMMEAGLVEEVNFLISKGIKSNPTAASAIGYRETIAYLNGDISLEKLEKEIIQNTIALAKKQLKSIRKQIPIDREVNLIGGERVEELFLE comes from the coding sequence GTGAATGAAATAATCTACATTCTCACTGGACCCACTGGAGTGGGCAAAACAGAGATCGCTGTTAATTGGGCTGAGACGAATGGGGCGGAGATTCTTTCCTGTGATTCACTCCTTGTATATAGTGGAATGGATGTAGGAACGGCGAAACCGTCAACTGAAAGTATGAGGAGGATCCCACATCACGGAATTAATGTAGTGGATTTAACCTCAGCGTACTCGATAGGCGACTACGTTAAGTTGGCAGAAAACTCAATCCGGGAGATTCAAGAGAAGGGAGATAAGGCTCTTGTAGTAGGGGGAAGTAGTTTCTATCTCCGATGCTTTTTCAGTCCGGTTGTTGATGACATGAAAATACCGGAGGCGGTTACTGAACAAGTTGAGCGCTTGAATACTAAGAAGGGACTAGATGGGTTGGTTCTAGAACTAACGAGGTTGAATCCATTGGGACTCGGGGAGCTGGATACGAGGAATCCGCGACGAGTAGCGAATGCCCTAAAGCGGTGTCTTGCATCTGGAAAGACAGTTAACGCTTTGAAGGAAGCGTTTCTAGAGGGGCGATCGCCTTTTGCGGATTTTAGAAAACAGGTGTGTTGTCTGATGCGAAGTCCGGAAGATTTGAGGAGTCGAATCGAAGATCGAACTCGAGCGATGATGGAGGCTGGACTAGTTGAAGAAGTGAATTTCTTAATTTCTAAAGGAATCAAATCGAATCCAACCGCTGCATCTGCGATCGGTTACCGCGAAACCATTGCTTATTTGAACGGAGATATTTCACTTGAGAAATTGGAAAAAGAGATTATCCAAAATACGATCGCTTTGGCCAAGAAACAGTTGAAGTCGATACGTAAGCAGATTCCGATTGATCGTGAGGTTAATCTAATTGGAGGGGAGAGGGTAGAAGAGTTGTTTCTGGAATAG